Proteins encoded within one genomic window of Bacillus sp. F19:
- a CDS encoding TIGR02206 family membrane protein, whose product MYEYFQHDPKLENFRLFSAEHIWTLVLILFLTSLLFIFKKKVKVTRHPVRIALAVILFLSMFVQQLWLISEGAWAPQSSLPLHLSDITVILAIIMLIAKSTRLFQFLYYAGIASSIQAILTPDLGEYSFPHFQYIVFFLSHGGVIIACLFMILAYHFLPTWRSLWASVLIVNVYAGCIYLLNKGIGSNYLYIMKKPENASFLDFLGAWPWYLLWMEVFMIASFLFLYGCIKLKQLRFD is encoded by the coding sequence ATGTACGAATACTTTCAGCACGACCCCAAGCTTGAAAATTTCCGTCTATTTTCAGCAGAACACATATGGACATTGGTTTTAATCCTGTTTTTGACTTCCCTTTTATTTATTTTTAAGAAAAAAGTTAAAGTAACGAGACACCCCGTGCGTATTGCACTGGCAGTTATTCTTTTTCTTTCCATGTTTGTGCAACAGCTGTGGCTAATATCAGAAGGGGCATGGGCACCCCAATCTTCACTGCCCCTTCACCTTAGTGATATTACTGTCATTCTGGCCATTATCATGCTCATTGCAAAAAGCACCAGACTGTTTCAATTTCTGTATTACGCAGGAATTGCAAGTTCCATTCAGGCCATTCTCACACCCGACCTTGGAGAGTATTCTTTTCCGCATTTCCAGTATATCGTTTTCTTTCTGTCACATGGAGGAGTGATCATTGCATGCTTGTTTATGATACTGGCCTATCACTTTTTGCCAACATGGCGCTCATTATGGGCTTCAGTGCTGATTGTCAATGTTTATGCCGGATGTATTTATCTTTTAAATAAAGGGATTGGCTCAAATTATCTCTACATCATGAAAAAACCTGAAAATGCTTCATTTTTAGATTTTCTTGGGGCTTGGCCGTGGTATTTGCTTTGGATGGAGGTCTTTATGATTGCGAGTTTTCTCTTTTTATACGGGTGTATTAAATTGAAGCAATTACGTTTTGATTAG